One Paraburkholderia aromaticivorans genomic region harbors:
- a CDS encoding DUF2844 domain-containing protein gives MWSRVRRAGIVTALALPCSLIVVQSAHAGLGGAPMTPPTGASVSSRTVQPGSSAANAAQGVMHSASNAASSTSSSTSYTVRETSLGNGTVVREYLASDGSVFGIAWRGPQMPDLNDLLGSYFPQYVAGVKAVRAARGGSRGPVAVDQSSLVVRSGGHMGAFNGQAWLPPALPAGVSGSDIQ, from the coding sequence ATGTGGAGTCGTGTACGCCGCGCCGGGATCGTTACGGCGCTTGCCTTGCCCTGTTCGTTAATCGTCGTGCAGTCCGCTCATGCGGGACTGGGCGGCGCCCCCATGACACCGCCCACGGGCGCGTCAGTCTCGTCCCGTACCGTTCAGCCCGGCAGCAGCGCCGCCAACGCGGCGCAGGGCGTGATGCACTCCGCGTCCAACGCCGCGTCGTCCACTTCATCTTCCACGTCTTACACCGTGCGTGAGACGTCGCTCGGCAACGGCACTGTGGTCCGCGAATATCTTGCCTCGGACGGCTCCGTGTTCGGCATTGCATGGCGCGGCCCGCAAATGCCGGATCTGAACGATCTGCTCGGCAGCTATTTCCCGCAGTACGTGGCCGGCGTGAAGGCAGTGCGCGCGGCGCGCGGCGGCAGCCGTGGCCCGGTCGCGGTCGACCAGAGCAGCCTCGTGGTGCGCTCTGGCGGCCACATGGGCGCGTTCAATGGCCAGGCGTGGTTGCCCCCGGCGCTGCCCGCCGGCGTCAGCGGTTCAGACATCCAGTAA
- the flhA gene encoding flagellar biosynthesis protein FlhA, with protein MNARAGFLARRPDALSSTNLRALAGPVLICMILGMMILPLPPFLLDLLFTFNIALSVMVLLVSMYTMKPLDFAAFPSVLLFSTLLRLSLNVASTRVVLLEGHTGPDAAGQVIESFGHFLVGGNFAVGIVVFIILMVINFMVITKGAGRIAEVSARFTLDAMPGKQMAIDADLNAGLINEEQARKRRSEVSQEAEFYGSMDGASKFVRGDAIAGLLIMVINIVGGLIVGMVQHGMDFASAGKNYTLLTIGDGLVAQIPSLVISTAAGVIVSRVATNEDIGTQLTGQLFTNPRVLAITGCILVLMGLIPGMPHFAFLILGGGLIQLGRTMKKRAEDRKNTTALVDVAPAALTPVENTEASWDDVTMIDTLGLEVGYRLIPLVDKNSDGELLKRIKSIRKKFAQEIGFLPPVIHIRDNLELRPNGYRIALKGVEVGVGEAYPGQWLAINPGQVSAALPGTPTQDPAFGLPAIWIDTNLREQAQVYGYTVVDSSTVVATHLNHLVVTHASELLGRREVQALLERMQKDTPSLVDDLVPKSLPLTTLQKVLQNLLEEGVPIRDMRTILEALSEHTPKITDAHDLTAAVRLALGRAITQQWFPGIGDMQVMGLDSNLERVLSQALSTGSNPGLEPGLAHTLLNETQKAMTRQQNLGLAPVLLVQHALRPMLARFLRRSLPQLKVLSYAEVPDTRNIKVVNLIGAHG; from the coding sequence ATGAACGCTCGCGCCGGTTTCCTCGCTCGACGGCCGGATGCCTTGAGCAGCACCAATTTGCGCGCCCTCGCCGGGCCGGTGCTGATCTGCATGATCCTCGGCATGATGATTTTGCCGTTGCCGCCGTTCCTGCTGGATCTGCTGTTCACCTTCAACATCGCGCTTTCGGTGATGGTGCTGCTCGTCAGCATGTACACGATGAAGCCGCTCGATTTCGCGGCGTTCCCGAGCGTGCTGCTGTTCTCGACCTTGCTGCGTCTCTCGCTGAACGTGGCGTCCACGCGGGTCGTGCTGCTCGAAGGCCACACCGGTCCGGACGCGGCCGGCCAGGTGATCGAGTCGTTCGGCCACTTCCTCGTGGGTGGCAACTTCGCGGTCGGTATCGTCGTCTTCATCATTTTGATGGTGATCAACTTCATGGTGATCACCAAGGGCGCGGGGCGGATCGCGGAAGTGTCCGCGCGCTTCACGCTCGATGCGATGCCCGGCAAGCAGATGGCGATCGACGCCGACCTGAACGCCGGCCTCATCAACGAAGAACAGGCCCGCAAGCGGCGCTCCGAAGTTTCGCAGGAAGCTGAGTTCTACGGCTCGATGGACGGCGCGAGCAAGTTCGTGCGCGGCGATGCGATTGCCGGTTTGCTGATCATGGTGATCAACATCGTCGGCGGCCTGATCGTCGGGATGGTTCAGCACGGCATGGACTTTGCGTCCGCGGGCAAGAACTACACGCTGCTGACGATCGGTGATGGTCTCGTCGCGCAAATCCCGTCGCTGGTGATTTCGACGGCGGCCGGTGTGATCGTGTCGCGCGTCGCGACCAACGAGGACATCGGCACGCAGCTCACCGGCCAGTTGTTCACGAATCCGCGCGTGCTGGCGATCACCGGCTGCATTCTCGTGCTGATGGGCCTGATTCCGGGCATGCCGCACTTCGCGTTTCTGATTCTCGGCGGCGGTCTGATCCAGCTCGGCCGCACGATGAAAAAGCGCGCCGAGGATCGCAAGAACACCACGGCGCTCGTCGATGTCGCACCGGCCGCGCTGACGCCGGTCGAAAACACCGAAGCGAGCTGGGACGACGTGACGATGATCGACACGCTCGGCCTCGAAGTCGGCTACCGGCTGATTCCGCTCGTCGACAAGAATTCGGACGGCGAACTGCTCAAGCGGATCAAGAGCATCCGCAAGAAGTTCGCGCAGGAAATCGGCTTTCTGCCGCCGGTCATTCATATTCGCGACAACCTGGAATTGCGGCCGAACGGTTACCGCATCGCGCTCAAGGGCGTCGAAGTGGGCGTCGGTGAAGCGTATCCGGGCCAATGGCTGGCGATCAATCCAGGCCAGGTGTCCGCCGCGCTGCCGGGCACGCCGACGCAAGACCCTGCCTTCGGTTTGCCGGCCATCTGGATCGATACGAACCTGCGTGAGCAGGCGCAGGTGTACGGCTACACGGTGGTCGATTCGAGCACGGTGGTGGCGACGCACCTGAATCACCTCGTGGTCACGCATGCGTCTGAACTACTCGGCCGCCGGGAAGTACAGGCATTGCTCGAACGGATGCAGAAGGACACGCCGTCGCTGGTCGACGACCTGGTGCCGAAGTCGCTGCCGCTCACCACGCTGCAAAAGGTGCTGCAAAATCTGCTGGAAGAAGGCGTGCCGATCCGCGACATGCGCACGATTCTCGAAGCGCTCTCCGAACACACGCCGAAGATCACCGACGCGCACGATCTCACCGCCGCCGTGCGCCTCGCGCTGGGTCGCGCGATCACGCAGCAGTGGTTCCCGGGCATCGGCGATATGCAGGTGATGGGCCTCGATTCGAATCTCGAACGGGTGCTCTCGCAGGCGCTCTCGACCGGCTCCAATCCGGGTCTCGAGCCAGGACTCGCGCACACGCTGCTGAACGAAACCCAGAAGGCGATGACGCGTCAGCAGAATCTCGGGCTCGCGCCTGTGCTGCTGGTGCAGCATGCGTTGCGGCCGATGCTCGCGCGCTTCCTGCGCCGCAGCCTGCCGCAGCTCAAGGTGCTGTCGTATGCGGAAGTGCCCGACACGCGCAATATCAAGGTGGTGAATCTGATCGGCGCGCACGGCTGA
- the cheZ gene encoding protein phosphatase CheZ: MNLPTNAQDAEAGSESGGFASDRILARIGQLTRTLRDSMRELGLDKHVERAAEAVPDARDRLKYIANMTEQAAERVLSAIDVAKPIQEQLQKDAGELDARWEQWYTAPIEREEVRALMNDTRTFLRGVPDATSATNSQLMEIMLAQDFQDLTGQVIKKITDVVYLIEQQLLGVLVENIALERREQFAANAAALAAEVSPTGSPEHLLNGPQINPEGKTDVVQDQSQVDDLLASLGF, from the coding sequence GTGAATCTGCCGACCAACGCGCAAGACGCCGAAGCGGGTAGCGAGAGCGGCGGCTTCGCGTCCGACCGTATCCTCGCCCGCATTGGGCAATTGACGCGCACGCTGCGCGACTCGATGCGCGAACTCGGGCTCGACAAGCATGTCGAGCGTGCGGCGGAAGCCGTGCCCGATGCCCGCGACCGTCTGAAGTACATCGCGAACATGACGGAGCAGGCCGCCGAGCGCGTCCTGTCCGCCATCGACGTCGCCAAGCCGATCCAGGAGCAGCTGCAGAAAGACGCGGGCGAACTCGACGCGCGTTGGGAGCAGTGGTATACGGCGCCGATCGAGCGCGAGGAAGTGCGCGCGTTGATGAACGACACGCGGACCTTCCTGCGCGGCGTGCCCGACGCGACCAGCGCGACCAACTCGCAGCTCATGGAGATCATGCTGGCGCAGGACTTCCAGGATCTGACCGGCCAGGTCATCAAGAAGATCACGGATGTCGTGTACCTGATCGAGCAACAGTTGCTCGGCGTGCTGGTCGAGAACATCGCGCTCGAACGGCGCGAGCAGTTCGCGGCGAACGCGGCGGCGCTGGCGGCCGAAGTCTCGCCGACCGGCAGCCCCGAACATCTGCTGAACGGTCCGCAAATCAATCCGGAAGGCAAAACGGACGTGGTGCAGGACCAGTCGCAAGTCGACGATCTGCTGGCAAGCCTCGGCTTCTGA
- the flhF gene encoding flagellar biosynthesis protein FlhF gives MNIRKFVGATSRDALRLVREALGSDAVVLSNRTMDDGSVEIVALADSDLAAISPKVPRAPQAGSMNAMAGRPALAAPRAMPAAAPMQANPYASGMPDVFSSVFGASPEAGAENLGNNAGNHASNSDHTDHTDDDASDAPAAAMKPAASAPKALPAAPVKAAAPIKAAAASPSKPNSLEQPSARAAASRLTEDIRADLLKAAGVPAASAAPGADAQTPRTMAESNPWLIDHARRIAAEQQTEGAYSARPAAMTPAAAMAKGLGAAVEPGKAAAPQAVDTPDWAREGAQAAARRAAQKNAPPPSSNDDARTPASVAEAIKARMEQVVNDTVMSELSSMRGMMEEHFAGLLWGERQRRNPARGALTKHLFAAGFSAQLVQMMVDNLPDDVENTEGGMDWVRSVLDSNLPVMEDEDALMERGGVFALMGPTGVGKTTTTAKLAARCVMRFGASKVALLTTDSYRIGGHEQLRIFGKILGVSVHAVKDGADLQLALSELRNKHIVLIDTIGMSQRDRLVSDQIAMLCHAGQPVQRLLLLNATSHGDTLNEVVQAYQRAPDQQPLAGCILTKLDEATNLGGVLDTVIRYKLPVHYVSTGQKVPENLYVATKKFLIKSAFCIPRDNSPFVPHDDDIPALLSALSARSTAELHEVRFG, from the coding sequence TTGAACATTCGTAAATTTGTCGGTGCTACCAGTCGTGATGCGCTGCGTCTCGTGCGCGAAGCGCTGGGCTCGGATGCCGTCGTACTGTCCAATCGCACGATGGACGACGGCAGCGTCGAGATCGTCGCGCTGGCCGACAGCGACCTCGCCGCCATCTCGCCGAAAGTCCCGCGCGCACCGCAGGCTGGATCGATGAATGCGATGGCTGGACGGCCCGCGCTGGCCGCACCGCGCGCCATGCCGGCTGCAGCGCCGATGCAGGCGAATCCGTATGCGAGCGGCATGCCCGATGTGTTCTCGTCGGTGTTCGGCGCAAGCCCGGAAGCCGGCGCGGAGAATCTGGGCAACAACGCTGGCAACCACGCTTCCAACTCCGACCACACCGACCACACCGACGATGACGCGAGCGACGCACCGGCCGCCGCCATGAAGCCGGCCGCGAGCGCGCCCAAAGCGCTGCCCGCCGCGCCGGTCAAGGCAGCGGCACCGATCAAGGCAGCCGCGGCGTCGCCGTCGAAACCGAACAGCCTCGAGCAACCGAGCGCCCGTGCTGCGGCCTCGCGTCTCACCGAAGACATCCGCGCCGATCTGCTGAAAGCGGCCGGCGTGCCGGCTGCGTCCGCCGCGCCGGGCGCCGACGCGCAGACGCCGCGTACGATGGCCGAATCGAATCCCTGGTTGATCGACCACGCTCGCCGCATCGCCGCCGAACAGCAGACGGAAGGCGCATACAGCGCGCGTCCCGCCGCGATGACGCCGGCTGCTGCGATGGCCAAGGGCCTTGGCGCCGCCGTCGAACCGGGCAAGGCCGCCGCGCCGCAAGCCGTCGACACGCCCGACTGGGCCCGCGAAGGCGCGCAAGCCGCCGCACGCCGCGCCGCGCAGAAAAACGCACCGCCGCCGTCGTCGAACGACGACGCCCGCACGCCCGCTTCGGTCGCCGAAGCGATCAAGGCGCGCATGGAGCAGGTCGTCAACGACACCGTGATGAGCGAGCTGTCGTCGATGCGCGGCATGATGGAAGAACACTTCGCCGGTCTGCTGTGGGGCGAGCGCCAGCGTCGCAACCCAGCGCGCGGCGCGCTCACCAAGCATCTGTTCGCCGCTGGTTTCTCCGCGCAGCTCGTGCAGATGATGGTCGACAACCTGCCGGACGACGTCGAGAACACGGAAGGCGGCATGGACTGGGTCCGCTCGGTGCTCGATTCGAACCTGCCGGTGATGGAAGACGAAGACGCGCTGATGGAGCGCGGCGGCGTGTTCGCGCTGATGGGCCCGACGGGCGTCGGCAAGACGACGACCACCGCCAAGCTCGCCGCGCGCTGCGTGATGCGCTTCGGCGCCAGCAAGGTCGCCTTGCTCACCACCGACAGCTACCGGATCGGCGGCCACGAACAACTGCGCATCTTCGGCAAGATTCTCGGCGTATCGGTGCACGCGGTGAAAGACGGCGCCGACCTGCAACTCGCGCTCTCCGAACTGCGCAACAAGCACATCGTGCTGATCGACACGATCGGCATGAGCCAGCGCGACCGCCTCGTCTCCGACCAGATCGCGATGCTGTGCCACGCCGGTCAGCCGGTGCAGCGCCTGTTGCTGCTCAACGCGACCAGCCATGGCGACACGCTCAACGAAGTCGTGCAGGCCTATCAGCGCGCGCCGGATCAACAGCCGCTCGCCGGCTGCATTCTGACCAAGCTCGACGAAGCCACCAATCTGGGCGGCGTGCTCGATACGGTGATCCGCTACAAGCTGCCGGTGCACTACGTGTCGACCGGGCAGAAGGTGCCGGAGAACCTGTACGTCGCGACGAAGAAATTCCTGATCAAGAGCGCCTTCTGCATACCGCGCGACAACTCGCCATTCGTGCCACACGACGACGACATTCCGGCGTTGCTGTCCGCATTGTCCGCACGTTCCACGGCCGAATTGCACGAGGTCCGCTTTGGATAA
- the cheD gene encoding chemoreceptor glutamine deamidase CheD gives MSSALPIATNLYFDNHFQRPGVKLLPNEFYTTHEDMVLVTVLGSCVAACIQDRTAGIGGMNHFMLPDDGADVAQAASDSMRYGAYAMEVLINELIKAGGRRERFEAKVFGGGAVLAGMTTMNIGDRNSEFVRRYLALEKIRIVAEDLQGSHPRKVAFMPRTGQVMVKKLRLQQEAGVAEREQALMRQSAEARAERLAAARKRVELFSTPAASRAKVELFSTSAGARPKVELFGSSAGGTAATAAGSPGAAKPRIELFGAGTRPINSNNARTTEEA, from the coding sequence ATGAGCAGCGCCCTGCCGATCGCCACCAATCTGTATTTCGACAACCACTTCCAGCGCCCCGGCGTGAAGTTGTTGCCGAACGAGTTCTACACCACGCACGAAGACATGGTGCTGGTCACCGTGCTCGGTTCCTGCGTCGCGGCCTGCATCCAGGATCGCACAGCCGGTATCGGCGGCATGAATCACTTCATGTTGCCCGACGATGGCGCGGACGTCGCGCAGGCCGCATCGGATTCGATGCGCTACGGCGCTTACGCGATGGAAGTGCTGATCAACGAACTGATCAAGGCCGGCGGCCGGCGCGAGCGTTTCGAAGCCAAGGTATTCGGCGGCGGCGCGGTGCTCGCCGGCATGACGACGATGAACATCGGCGACCGCAATTCGGAGTTCGTGCGTCGCTATCTGGCGCTGGAAAAGATCCGCATCGTCGCCGAGGACTTGCAGGGCTCGCATCCGCGCAAGGTGGCGTTCATGCCGCGCACGGGCCAGGTGATGGTGAAGAAGTTGCGCCTGCAGCAGGAAGCGGGCGTGGCCGAGCGCGAACAGGCGCTGATGCGGCAAAGCGCCGAAGCGCGCGCCGAGCGGCTCGCCGCGGCGCGCAAGCGGGTGGAACTGTTCTCGACGCCGGCCGCATCGAGAGCCAAGGTCGAACTGTTTTCGACTTCCGCAGGCGCACGCCCGAAGGTCGAACTGTTCGGCTCGTCTGCGGGCGGAACAGCGGCCACAGCAGCAGGCAGTCCGGGCGCGGCGAAGCCGCGCATCGAACTGTTCGGCGCAGGCACGCGCCCGATTAATTCAAACAACGCCAGAACTACAGAGGAGGCGTGA
- a CDS encoding DUF3443 domain-containing protein, translated as MRTKHIAVKLQGWMQAVVAVVLVSALVACGGGGGSNNNSLSALNGGSLPPSPTQQPIAATASNTVPITVGQGVNGVINIPAVSVRICAPGSTSNCQTIDNIQVDTGSYGLRVVSSVLNASLLNALPVSTISGSGAQLAECATFADGFTWGTVRTATIAIGGETTTAAIPMQIIGDKDSSTVPTRGCGSGSAENTVSDLGANGILGIGTSPTDCGSTCADPSTAANFSNYFACPGGVSCARTAVPLAQQVANPVPYFPVDNNGVIVQMPPVSDTGAPSATGTLVFGVGTQANNALTGVQRFTTDAFGDMDNSVFNGTTVQAFLDSGSNAYFFGDSSLAQCGSNFAGFYCPSSAQTRTLTLVGLNNTQATASIGILSAATLFSNGGNYAFNDLAGQIGGNSSFDLGLPFFYGRHVYYGIDQTANGGQTPFVAF; from the coding sequence ATGCGAACCAAGCATATTGCTGTGAAGCTCCAGGGCTGGATGCAGGCCGTCGTGGCCGTGGTGTTGGTGTCCGCGCTCGTCGCGTGCGGCGGCGGTGGCGGCTCCAATAACAATTCATTGAGCGCGCTGAACGGCGGCTCGCTGCCGCCCAGTCCCACCCAACAGCCGATCGCCGCGACCGCGTCAAATACCGTGCCCATCACGGTCGGCCAGGGCGTGAACGGCGTCATCAATATTCCGGCGGTCAGCGTCAGAATATGCGCGCCCGGCTCGACCTCGAATTGTCAGACTATTGACAATATCCAGGTCGATACCGGTTCGTACGGGCTACGCGTGGTTAGCTCGGTCCTGAACGCCTCGCTGCTCAATGCGTTGCCGGTCAGCACCATCAGCGGCAGCGGCGCGCAGCTCGCCGAGTGCGCGACCTTCGCGGACGGCTTCACGTGGGGCACGGTGCGCACTGCGACCATCGCCATCGGCGGCGAGACGACGACGGCGGCAATTCCGATGCAGATCATCGGCGACAAGGATTCGAGCACGGTGCCGACGCGCGGCTGCGGCAGCGGTTCGGCCGAAAATACCGTCAGCGATCTCGGCGCTAACGGCATTCTCGGCATCGGCACGTCGCCCACCGATTGCGGTTCGACCTGCGCGGACCCGTCGACGGCGGCCAACTTCAGCAATTACTTCGCCTGTCCGGGCGGCGTGTCGTGCGCCCGCACGGCGGTGCCGCTCGCGCAGCAGGTGGCCAATCCGGTCCCGTACTTCCCAGTCGACAACAACGGCGTGATCGTGCAGATGCCGCCGGTGTCGGATACCGGCGCACCGTCGGCCACCGGGACACTGGTGTTCGGCGTCGGCACGCAGGCGAACAATGCGCTCACCGGGGTCCAGCGCTTTACCACCGACGCCTTCGGCGACATGGACAACAGCGTGTTCAACGGCACGACGGTGCAAGCCTTCCTCGATTCGGGCTCGAACGCCTACTTCTTCGGCGATAGCTCCCTCGCGCAGTGCGGCAGCAACTTTGCGGGCTTTTACTGCCCGTCGTCGGCGCAAACGCGGACGCTGACGCTGGTCGGGCTGAACAACACCCAGGCGACCGCCAGCATCGGCATCCTGAGTGCGGCGACGTTGTTCAGCAACGGCGGAAACTACGCGTTCAATGACCTGGCAGGGCAGATCGGCGGCAACAGCAGCTTCGATCTCGGGTTGCCGTTCTTCTACGGGCGCCACGTGTATTACGGCATCGATCAGACCGCGAATGGCGGTCAGACGCCTTTCGTGGCGTTCTGA
- the flhB gene encoding flagellar biosynthesis protein FlhB has product MAEDSDLEKTESATPRRLQKAREEGQIVRSRELSTFALLAAGFFGVWGMSGSIGEHLQSMLRAAFTFDHAGAFETRRMMIGAGVASREGFYALLPILAFTGVAALFAPMALGGWQLSAKGLEPKFNRLNPIAGLGKMFSINGPIQLGMSLAKTLVVGVIGGTAIWNRREEILALATQPLHLALANTVHLIAVCCGMTVAGMFVVAAMDVPYQLWQFHKKLRMTKEEVKREHRESEGDPHVKGRIRQQQRAMSRRRMMTNVPKADVVVTNPTHFAVALQYTDGEMRAPKVVAKGVNLVAARIREIAAENNVPLLEAPPLARALYHNVELNREIPGPLYGAVAEVLAWVYQLRRFKTEGGDVPLAPTELDVPADLDKGGVSDDEADQEAADTLNPAVNSDNDDASGASA; this is encoded by the coding sequence GTGGCAGAGGATAGCGACCTCGAAAAAACCGAATCAGCCACTCCCCGGCGCCTGCAGAAGGCGCGCGAGGAAGGGCAGATCGTGCGTTCGCGGGAGCTGTCCACGTTTGCCCTGCTGGCGGCGGGGTTCTTCGGCGTGTGGGGCATGTCCGGCAGCATTGGCGAACATTTGCAGAGCATGCTGCGCGCGGCCTTCACGTTCGATCACGCCGGCGCGTTCGAAACCCGCCGCATGATGATCGGCGCGGGCGTGGCGAGCCGTGAAGGGTTCTACGCGCTGCTGCCGATTCTCGCTTTCACCGGCGTCGCCGCCTTGTTCGCGCCGATGGCGCTGGGCGGCTGGCAGTTGTCGGCGAAAGGGCTCGAGCCGAAGTTCAACCGCCTCAATCCGATCGCCGGCCTCGGCAAGATGTTCTCGATCAACGGACCGATCCAGCTCGGCATGTCGCTCGCGAAGACGCTGGTGGTGGGTGTGATCGGTGGCACGGCGATCTGGAATCGCCGAGAAGAGATTCTCGCGCTGGCGACCCAGCCGCTGCATCTCGCGCTCGCCAACACCGTGCATCTGATCGCCGTGTGCTGCGGCATGACGGTGGCGGGCATGTTCGTCGTCGCCGCGATGGATGTGCCGTATCAGCTATGGCAATTCCACAAGAAGCTGCGCATGACGAAGGAAGAAGTGAAGCGCGAACACCGCGAAAGCGAAGGCGATCCACACGTCAAAGGCCGGATTCGCCAGCAGCAGCGCGCGATGTCCCGCCGCCGCATGATGACCAACGTGCCGAAGGCCGACGTGGTGGTGACCAACCCGACGCACTTCGCCGTGGCGCTGCAATACACCGACGGCGAGATGCGCGCGCCGAAGGTCGTCGCCAAGGGCGTGAACCTGGTGGCGGCGCGAATTCGCGAAATCGCCGCCGAAAACAATGTGCCGTTGCTGGAAGCGCCGCCGCTCGCGCGGGCGCTGTATCACAACGTCGAACTGAACCGCGAGATTCCGGGCCCGCTGTATGGCGCGGTCGCCGAAGTGCTCGCGTGGGTGTATCAGTTGCGGCGCTTCAAGACCGAAGGCGGCGACGTGCCGCTTGCACCGACCGAACTCGACGTGCCCGCGGACCTCGACAAAGGGGGCGTATCCGACGACGAAGCCGATCAGGAAGCCGCCGACACGCTCAACCCCGCTGTTAATTCAGATAACGACGACGCTTCAGGAGCCTCCGCATGA
- the cheY gene encoding chemotaxis response regulator CheY, with product MDKGMKILVVDDFPTMRRIVRNLLKELGYSNIDEAEDGQAGLARLRGGTYDFVISDWNMPNLDGLAMLKEIRADAHLTHLPVLMVTAESKKENIIAAAQAGASGYVVKPFTAATLDEKLTKILEKMAKAGS from the coding sequence ATGGATAAGGGAATGAAGATTCTGGTTGTTGACGACTTTCCGACGATGCGCCGGATCGTCCGCAACCTCCTCAAGGAGCTCGGCTACTCGAACATCGACGAGGCGGAAGACGGCCAGGCCGGTCTTGCGCGTCTGCGTGGCGGTACGTACGACTTCGTGATCTCCGACTGGAACATGCCGAACCTCGACGGTCTGGCCATGCTCAAGGAAATTCGCGCCGACGCCCACCTCACGCACCTGCCGGTGCTGATGGTGACGGCTGAGTCGAAGAAGGAAAACATCATCGCGGCGGCTCAGGCCGGCGCGAGCGGTTATGTCGTCAAGCCGTTCACGGCCGCGACGCTCGACGAGAAGCTCACCAAGATTCTCGAGAAGATGGCGAAAGCCGGGAGCTGA
- a CDS encoding protein-glutamate methylesterase/protein-glutamine glutaminase has translation MQKIKVLCVDDSALIRSLMTEIINGQPDMTVVATAPDPLVARDLIKQHNPDVLTLDVEMPRMDGLDFLEKLMRLRPMPVVMVSSLTERGNEITLRALELGAVDFVTKPKVGIRDGMLDYSEKLADKIRAAARARVRQAAPAQHAAAHATHAPVGAAPLFNNPLLSTEKLIIVGASTGGTEAIREVLVPLPPDAPAVLIAQHMPPGFTKSFAQRLNGLCRITVKEAEHGERVLPGHAYIAPGHAHLLLARSGANYIAHLSDEPPVNRHRPSVDVLFRSAAQHAGKNAVGVILTGMGRDGAAGLLDMKKAGAYTLAQDEASCIVFGMPREAIALGAADEIAALPEMSRRVMARLSAMGDRVQRV, from the coding sequence GTGCAAAAGATCAAAGTACTGTGCGTCGACGATTCGGCGCTGATCCGCAGCCTGATGACGGAAATCATCAACGGCCAGCCGGATATGACGGTGGTGGCGACCGCACCTGACCCGCTGGTCGCGCGCGACCTCATCAAGCAGCACAATCCCGACGTGCTGACGCTCGACGTCGAAATGCCGCGCATGGATGGCCTCGACTTCCTCGAGAAGCTGATGCGCCTGCGGCCGATGCCGGTCGTGATGGTGTCGTCGCTGACCGAGCGCGGCAATGAAATCACGCTGCGCGCGCTGGAACTCGGCGCGGTCGACTTCGTCACCAAGCCGAAGGTCGGCATTCGCGACGGCATGCTCGATTACTCGGAAAAGCTCGCCGACAAGATTCGCGCCGCCGCTCGCGCACGCGTGCGCCAGGCCGCGCCGGCGCAGCACGCGGCGGCTCATGCGACGCATGCGCCGGTCGGCGCCGCGCCGCTCTTCAACAATCCGCTGCTCAGTACCGAGAAGCTGATCATCGTCGGTGCGTCGACGGGCGGCACGGAAGCGATCCGCGAAGTGCTGGTGCCGCTGCCGCCGGATGCGCCCGCGGTGCTGATCGCGCAGCATATGCCGCCGGGCTTCACAAAATCTTTTGCACAACGCCTCAATGGTTTGTGCCGGATTACCGTTAAAGAGGCAGAGCACGGCGAACGCGTGCTGCCGGGACATGCGTATATCGCGCCCGGCCACGCTCATCTGTTGCTTGCCCGCAGTGGTGCGAACTATATTGCTCACCTGTCGGACGAGCCGCCGGTCAACCGGCATCGTCCGTCGGTGGACGTGCTGTTCCGTTCGGCCGCGCAGCATGCGGGCAAGAACGCGGTCGGCGTGATTCTGACCGGGATGGGGCGCGACGGCGCAGCCGGACTGCTGGACATGAAAAAGGCAGGGGCATACACCCTTGCGCAGGACGAAGCGAGCTGTATTGTGTTCGGCATGCCGCGTGAAGCGATTGCGCTTGGCGCGGCGGACGAGATCGCAGCGTTGCCGGAAATGAGCCGACGTGTGATGGCGCGTCTCTCGGCAATGGGCGACCGCGTTCAGCGGGTATGA